From the genome of Bacillales bacterium:
CTGGACATACGAAACGAAGAAGAACGAATCGGGTAAGATAACAAGCATTAAGTGGAGCGCAGCAAACGAGGGATTGAAACCGGGTGAATTTGTTGAGTTGAAAATGAAAGGAAAAGTCAGCAAAGAGGCCCAGGAACTTGTCTTTAAAGCCTACCAAACCTACAGCGACGGCAGCGTCGTGAAATGGGTGGAAAATGAAGACGGAGAACATCCAGCTTCCGTTACGAAAGTGACGGCAGCGGCTGCAGAAAAATCAAGCGATGGCGGTCGTTGGCCCTTATACATTTCAATCGTTTCCTTACTCTTAAGCATCGCGGCCATTGTTGGA
Proteins encoded in this window:
- a CDS encoding YcnI family protein, which encodes MVRKIVTSLSAMVIVLVLFAGVASAHVEVMPGKVEAGSYQTFTVSVPSEKENANTTSIRIAIPEDVEIFGVEPRAGWTYETKKNESGKITSIKWSAANEGLKPGEFVELKMKGKVSKEAQELVFKAYQTYSDGSVVKWVENEDGEHPASVTKVTAAAAEKSSDGGRWPLYISIVSLLLSIAAIVGSARNKRTV